Proteins encoded in a region of the Enoplosus armatus isolate fEnoArm2 chromosome 16, fEnoArm2.hap1, whole genome shotgun sequence genome:
- the pkib gene encoding cAMP-dependent protein kinase inhibitor beta — protein sequence MTEVEPVLDFASSGRSGRRNALPDILGSPAGVNPGDLPLKLAELSLKDGPGGAQSPTAEEPPAPPESSEGKEGS from the exons ATGACGGAAGTAGAGCCAGTGTTGGACTTTGCCTCCTCGGGGCGCTCGGGGAGGAGAAATGCCCTGCCTGACATCCTGGGCTCTCCTGCGGGCGTAAACCCTGGTGACCTGCCTCTTAAGCTGGCTGAGCTGTCCCTCAAAG ATGGTCCGGGAGGGGCCCAGTCACCCACGGCGGAGGAGCCTCCAGCGCCGCCAGAGAGCTCAGAGGGGAAAGAGGGATCGTAG